From the genome of Pyrobaculum sp. 3827-6, one region includes:
- a CDS encoding winged helix-turn-helix domain-containing protein, with amino-acid sequence MEYLTYEERSILTMLVTESWASPSSIAKRLGVSRQLAWYTLRRLREAGVVGDPMLYVRPDHAGLHYAFFQSEREPEDYTVLKFETLEGTYIFAVPFRTEEELRSLRERYGRPWFVPSLKPKPLTELQRRTLRLLLKNPLISSAELARELDLPRTKARKLVSWARRNVNFTYWVDLRRAGIAALAVKTEAPLGAYAAHKFFKCFAYATGFYAVAFPDLGRAAEFVRKLKAEDPKARINVVVGYELRPPEL; translated from the coding sequence ATGGAGTATTTGACGTACGAGGAGAGGAGCATCCTCACCATGTTGGTGACGGAGAGCTGGGCCAGCCCCAGCTCCATAGCGAAGAGGCTCGGCGTGTCCCGGCAGCTGGCCTGGTACACGCTTAGGAGGCTGAGGGAGGCTGGGGTCGTAGGCGACCCCATGCTCTACGTCAGGCCAGACCACGCCGGGCTGCACTACGCCTTTTTCCAAAGCGAGAGGGAGCCCGAGGACTACACAGTCCTGAAGTTCGAGACCCTTGAGGGCACCTACATCTTCGCCGTGCCGTTTAGAACTGAGGAGGAGCTGAGAAGCCTCAGGGAGAGGTACGGGAGGCCGTGGTTCGTCCCCAGCCTGAAGCCCAAGCCGCTCACCGAGCTACAGAGGAGGACCCTCAGACTCCTTCTGAAAAACCCCCTGATCTCCTCCGCCGAGCTGGCGAGGGAGCTGGACCTCCCACGCACCAAGGCGCGTAAGCTCGTGTCGTGGGCCCGGAGAAATGTGAACTTCACCTACTGGGTTGATTTGAGGAGGGCTGGGATCGCGGCTTTGGCTGTCAAGACGGAGGCCCCCCTCGGCGCGTACGCCGCGCACAAGTTTTTCAAATGCTTCGCATACGCCACAGGCTTCTACGCAGTAGCCTTTCCAGATCTCGGCAGGGCCGCGGAATTCGTGCGGAAGCTGAAGGCCGAGGATCCCAAGGCCAGAATCAACGTTGTGGTGGGATACGAGCTAAGGCCGCCCGAACTGTAA
- a CDS encoding NAD(P)/FAD-dependent oxidoreductase: MRAVVIGGGFGGLASAAFLAKKGYDVVLVERGCRLGGRSASVEVGGYKAEIGPTWYLMDDVIDKVFQELGGRRYQVVDLEPSMVFVDGRYGRLEVGRDLPQRLEELERGAGDKFVEMMREAARLYRAVVDNMLFKKYDSWLDLLSAAKAGPGLARYLRSFGSYVEARFRHPLIRRLLEYDGMFVGSPPWELPALYGLLLNYSVFVRGVKAPRGGFGAVAENLAELGARHGAQFKTCTAAKRIEVGSGRVLGVHTQAGFLKADVVVANADYKLVEDMLPPRFRSYDESYWRGLRMAPSAYMAVLAGGRWEGPPHVVYISSWEEHLNALVGRGGMPDAPSFYVHIPTAVEDGWAPPGRSSMFLLVPSPPGVSYWPRGLAEKLASMAVGGEVKTLVEYPSRFFCDRHGAYLCTALGPRHTLRQTALGRPLMKSRRVEGLYYVGQYTHPGIGVPSVLASAYILARYYV, encoded by the coding sequence ATGAGAGCCGTGGTTATAGGAGGCGGCTTCGGGGGGCTGGCCTCTGCCGCTTTCTTGGCTAAGAAGGGCTACGACGTGGTTTTGGTGGAGAGGGGGTGCCGGCTGGGGGGCAGGTCCGCGTCTGTGGAGGTCGGCGGATACAAGGCAGAGATAGGCCCCACGTGGTACCTAATGGACGACGTCATAGACAAGGTGTTCCAGGAGCTCGGCGGCCGCCGTTATCAAGTCGTCGACCTCGAGCCCAGCATGGTCTTCGTCGACGGGCGCTACGGGAGGCTGGAGGTGGGCCGCGACCTGCCTCAGCGCCTAGAGGAGCTGGAGCGCGGCGCGGGGGACAAGTTCGTGGAGATGATGAGGGAGGCGGCCCGGCTCTACAGAGCCGTGGTGGACAACATGCTCTTCAAGAAGTACGACAGCTGGCTGGACCTCCTGTCGGCGGCCAAGGCTGGCCCCGGGCTGGCTAGGTACCTCCGTAGCTTCGGTAGCTACGTCGAGGCCCGGTTTAGGCACCCGCTGATTAGGCGGTTGCTGGAGTACGACGGGATGTTCGTGGGTAGCCCTCCGTGGGAGCTCCCCGCCCTCTACGGCCTGTTGCTTAACTACTCCGTGTTCGTCAGGGGGGTCAAGGCGCCGAGGGGCGGCTTCGGCGCCGTAGCGGAGAACCTCGCCGAGCTGGGGGCTCGCCACGGGGCCCAGTTCAAGACCTGCACGGCGGCTAAGAGGATCGAGGTTGGGTCGGGGAGGGTGCTGGGGGTCCACACGCAGGCGGGCTTCCTCAAGGCTGACGTGGTGGTGGCCAACGCCGACTACAAGCTAGTGGAGGACATGCTCCCGCCCCGCTTCAGGTCGTACGACGAGTCCTACTGGCGCGGGCTTAGGATGGCCCCCTCGGCGTATATGGCGGTGCTGGCGGGCGGCAGGTGGGAGGGGCCGCCCCACGTGGTCTACATCTCCAGCTGGGAGGAGCACCTCAACGCCTTGGTGGGCCGGGGCGGCATGCCCGACGCGCCCTCTTTCTACGTACACATACCCACGGCGGTTGAGGACGGCTGGGCCCCGCCGGGGAGGTCAAGCATGTTTCTCCTAGTCCCGTCGCCCCCCGGAGTTAGCTACTGGCCGAGAGGCCTCGCCGAGAAGCTCGCCTCCATGGCCGTCGGCGGCGAGGTGAAGACGCTGGTGGAGTACCCCAGCAGATTCTTCTGCGACCGCCACGGCGCGTACCTCTGCACGGCCCTCGGGCCGAGGCACACGCTTCGGCAGACGGCGCTGGGCAGGCCCCTGATGAAGAGCAGGAGGGTGGAGGGGCTCTACTACGTGGGGCAGTACACACACCCCGGCATAGGAGTCCCGTCGGTCCTAGCCTCTGCGTACATACTCGCCAGGTACTATGTCTAG